In a single window of the Atlantibacter hermannii genome:
- the rbsR_2 gene encoding ribose operon repressor, with protein sequence MSIDKVARVAGVSTATVSRVLNGNPGVKPVTREKVLAAIATCDYQPNLLARQLRTSRSQMLLVLVSSILNPFCAGVVRGIEEEAEKNGYHILLCNSESRLNRESAYLRLLSGKVVDGVITMDAISCLPGLTTLIGDSPWVQCGEGDPGYNASSVTIDNRLAAKAAVDYLVEQGYQRIAMINGDVRYLYASQREAGYREACAGRWQNVVYTEGLEYQAGIQAMAQLLAQPEKPDAVFAISDSLAGGALALAHQQGLRVPEDLAIVGFDGIPFGEITTPPLTTIAQPIHQLGVRSVQLLLERIENPAMTPVYEMLPWSLLQRGSA encoded by the coding sequence ATGTCGATCGATAAAGTGGCGCGTGTCGCCGGGGTCTCTACCGCTACTGTTTCCCGGGTACTGAATGGCAATCCCGGCGTGAAGCCCGTTACCCGGGAAAAAGTGCTGGCTGCTATCGCCACCTGCGACTATCAGCCCAACCTGCTGGCCCGCCAGTTACGCACGTCGCGAAGCCAGATGCTGCTGGTGCTGGTGTCGAGCATCCTTAACCCCTTTTGTGCGGGCGTGGTGCGCGGCATTGAAGAGGAAGCGGAGAAAAACGGTTATCACATCCTGCTGTGTAATTCGGAGTCGCGCCTGAACCGCGAATCGGCTTACTTGCGGCTGCTAAGCGGCAAAGTGGTGGACGGGGTCATTACGATGGACGCCATCAGCTGTTTGCCCGGGCTAACCACACTGATTGGCGATTCGCCGTGGGTGCAGTGCGGCGAAGGCGATCCCGGTTATAACGCCTCTTCGGTGACCATCGACAACCGGCTTGCCGCTAAAGCGGCCGTGGATTATCTGGTGGAACAGGGTTATCAGCGCATTGCCATGATCAACGGGGATGTACGCTATTTGTACGCATCCCAGCGGGAGGCGGGTTACCGGGAGGCCTGCGCGGGACGCTGGCAGAACGTGGTCTATACCGAGGGACTGGAGTATCAGGCCGGGATTCAGGCAATGGCTCAATTGCTGGCGCAGCCGGAAAAACCGGACGCGGTGTTTGCTATTTCGGATTCGCTGGCGGGTGGCGCGCTGGCGTTGGCGCATCAGCAAGGACTAAGGGTGCCTGAGGATTTGGCCATCGTGGGTTTTGACGGCATTCCCTTCGGTGAGATTACGACACCGCCTTTGACGACCATCGCCCAGCCTATCCACCAGCTTGGGGTACGCAGTGTGCAACTGCTGCTTGAGCGCATTGAAAATCCGGCGATGACGCCGGTTTACGAGATGCTTCCCTGGTCGTTACTGCAACGCGGTTCAGCGTAA
- the dos_2 gene encoding cAMP phosphodiesterase: protein MFSGLSQHEARKLATLDLLRRDDKPRDQILGEFARLASTVMGVSGCFVTIFDPKYQYIKYSQNIPWPGTKIPVEDSMCQHSVYACESIICTDTRQDHRFNHHPLAQTGAVIFYAASPLKTHDEFVLGTLCVTEQHPVTPTQAQIDKFLHIASLASAYLEAWYSVGQIDALTGLPNRQNLLNELEKRVRSKSEAPLALFIFDCIEIPRLYELSRYLGVAAVETMLRNFGALLRVRLDLDISVPLYAFATGRFAILVNASEVGAIIKKAELMPPTLANITGDIELKLHTHTGYTIFSPAQTSGQEVIRHVISALHEAIRQGAPVKAFDPILDRKRNDDFRLLYDISEAIKAPDQLYLMYQPKISLHTGETIGAEALLRWEHPERGNIPPSTIIALVEKTTLMMDITQWVIREVIRQTIIWRRNGIYLPISINVTVSDFSVPGFASALEKQVLEAGLACRDFRIECLETDKVLESEVALMELDLLKAKGFLILLDDFGAGYSNINYLRRLPIDVIKLDRSLISQITHDEASLVIVRNVIVMLKELDYEVLAEGVEDQATARILKDFGCDEVQGFYFSRPLRPEDIPRGWGGGICWRGLNEGP from the coding sequence ATGTTTTCAGGACTTAGCCAACACGAAGCCAGAAAGCTCGCAACACTGGATCTCCTGCGCCGGGATGATAAACCGCGCGACCAGATCCTCGGTGAGTTTGCACGCCTTGCGAGTACGGTGATGGGGGTTTCAGGCTGTTTTGTGACGATCTTCGATCCGAAATATCAGTACATCAAGTACTCCCAGAATATTCCCTGGCCGGGTACGAAAATCCCGGTGGAAGACTCCATGTGCCAGCACTCGGTGTATGCCTGCGAATCGATTATTTGTACCGACACCCGGCAGGATCACCGCTTTAATCATCATCCGCTGGCGCAAACCGGCGCGGTAATTTTTTATGCCGCGTCGCCGTTAAAGACGCATGATGAATTTGTTCTGGGCACGCTGTGCGTCACCGAACAGCATCCGGTTACGCCTACCCAGGCGCAGATTGATAAATTCCTGCATATCGCCTCGCTGGCCAGCGCTTATCTGGAGGCCTGGTATTCGGTAGGCCAGATTGACGCTCTGACGGGCTTGCCCAACCGGCAAAATTTATTGAATGAGCTGGAAAAACGGGTGCGTTCAAAAAGCGAAGCGCCGCTCGCGCTGTTCATTTTTGACTGTATCGAGATCCCCAGACTGTATGAACTGTCGCGCTATTTGGGCGTGGCGGCAGTCGAAACCATGCTGCGTAATTTTGGCGCCCTGCTCCGGGTGCGTCTCGATCTGGATATTTCAGTCCCGCTTTATGCCTTCGCAACCGGGCGATTCGCCATACTTGTGAACGCCAGCGAGGTCGGTGCAATCATTAAAAAAGCCGAGCTGATGCCGCCGACGCTGGCCAATATTACCGGCGACATTGAACTGAAGTTGCATACCCATACGGGCTACACGATCTTTTCCCCGGCGCAGACCAGTGGTCAGGAGGTCATCCGCCACGTCATCAGCGCGCTGCATGAAGCCATCCGCCAGGGCGCGCCGGTTAAGGCTTTTGATCCCATCCTCGATCGCAAGCGCAATGATGATTTCAGACTGCTGTATGACATCAGTGAAGCCATAAAAGCCCCGGATCAGCTTTACCTGATGTATCAGCCGAAAATTTCGTTACATACCGGTGAGACCATTGGCGCCGAAGCGCTATTACGTTGGGAGCATCCTGAGCGCGGCAATATTCCCCCCTCCACGATTATTGCCCTGGTGGAGAAAACGACGTTGATGATGGACATCACCCAGTGGGTTATCCGCGAGGTGATCCGTCAGACCATTATCTGGCGTCGTAACGGTATCTATTTACCGATTTCGATTAACGTGACGGTGAGTGATTTTTCCGTTCCTGGCTTCGCCAGCGCGCTGGAAAAACAGGTGCTGGAGGCCGGGCTGGCCTGCCGCGATTTCCGGATTGAGTGTCTGGAAACCGATAAAGTGCTGGAAAGTGAGGTTGCGTTAATGGAACTGGATTTACTCAAAGCCAAAGGGTTTTTAATTCTGCTCGATGATTTTGGCGCGGGCTACAGCAACATTAATTACCTGCGACGTCTCCCCATCGATGTTATCAAGCTGGACCGTTCACTTATTAGCCAGATCACCCATGACGAAGCCAGCCTGGTTATCGTGCGGAATGTGATTGTGATGTTGAAAGAACTGGATTATGAGGTTTTAGCGGAGGGTGTGGAGGATCAAGCCACCGCGCGGATACTGAAGGATTTTGGATGCGATGAGGTACAGGGATTTTATTTTTCCCGGCCGTTACGGCCGGAGGATATTCCGCGTGGATGGGGAGGAGGAATTTGCTGGAGGGGATTGAATGAGGGGCCTTAG
- the yegT_2 gene encoding major facilitator superfamily protein yields MSSQSAVGAQVTVHKWVIPRLSLMMFLEFFVWGAWYVTLGIVMSKYGLGALIGDAFSTGPIASILSPFLLGMLVDRFFASQKVLGILHLVGRRCCGGCRRCLKAGKAGCCGSSSPICSAICRPSRSATTWRSTA; encoded by the coding sequence ATGTCTTCTCAATCCGCCGTCGGCGCACAGGTCACCGTCCATAAATGGGTGATCCCGCGCCTGTCACTCATGATGTTTTTAGAGTTTTTCGTCTGGGGGGCCTGGTACGTCACCTTAGGCATCGTGATGTCAAAGTACGGCCTGGGCGCGCTGATTGGCGATGCGTTCTCGACCGGGCCCATCGCGTCGATCCTCTCGCCGTTCCTGCTGGGGATGCTGGTTGACCGTTTCTTCGCATCGCAAAAAGTACTCGGCATTTTGCATCTGGTGGGGCGGCGCTGCTGTGGTGGCTGCCGTCGCTGTTTGAAAGCGGGCAAAGCGGGCTGCTGTGGATCATCTTCGCCTATATGCTCTGCTATATGCCGACCATCGCGCTCAGCAACAACGTGGCGTTCCACAGCCTGA
- the ydeI gene encoding stress response protein gives MKAIHGILFMTLIGFGAQAEQEKVLKQDEAPPPAHEQTDGYRGIEDARIMTVKQALTMHQGASVSLRGNLIQETGKDKYLLRDKTGEVEVLIPEKVAGDRQVSPDHLMSVSGTLEKKGDNVHVVARRFLKE, from the coding sequence ATGAAAGCGATCCACGGAATTCTTTTCATGACGTTAATCGGTTTCGGTGCTCAGGCAGAGCAGGAGAAGGTGCTCAAACAGGATGAAGCGCCGCCGCCAGCTCACGAGCAAACCGACGGGTATCGCGGCATCGAGGATGCGCGCATTATGACCGTTAAACAGGCGCTGACAATGCATCAGGGCGCGTCGGTTTCTCTGCGTGGCAACCTGATTCAGGAAACCGGTAAGGATAAATATTTACTGCGTGATAAAACCGGTGAAGTCGAGGTATTAATTCCTGAGAAAGTCGCGGGAGACCGTCAGGTCAGCCCCGACCATCTGATGAGCGTCAGCGGCACGCTGGAGAAGAAGGGCGATAATGTGCACGTTGTCGCGCGCCGTTTTCTGAAAGAGTAA
- the yegT_1 gene encoding major facilitator superfamily protein yields MLCYMPTIALSNNVAFHSLSNSEKGFPVVRAFGTIGWIVAGLIVGATGLSDSTGIFTLAAVASVILGIYSFTLPHTPAPDRGKPLSMRDLLCADAFALLKQRHFLVFIICATLISIPLAAYYAYAAPFISALGFENVSGVMAFGQMSELLFMLLIPFFFRALGIKMMLLIGMLAWFLRYAMFALSINEETRWMIYIGIILHGVCYDFFFVIGFIYTDKVAGNKVKGQAQSLLVLFTYGLGMLIGSQISGAVFNRSVTAQGPEALAQWQDFWWLPAIAAVIISAIFFFTFNYREEKKHG; encoded by the coding sequence ATGCTCTGCTATATGCCGACCATCGCGCTCAGCAACAACGTGGCGTTCCACAGCCTGAGCAACAGCGAGAAGGGCTTCCCGGTGGTGCGCGCCTTCGGCACGATCGGCTGGATTGTGGCCGGTCTGATCGTGGGGGCGACCGGTTTGTCTGACAGCACCGGTATTTTCACCCTGGCGGCTGTGGCGTCGGTGATCCTCGGGATTTACAGCTTTACGCTGCCGCATACGCCCGCGCCGGACCGCGGCAAACCGCTGTCGATGCGCGATCTGCTGTGTGCTGATGCGTTCGCACTGCTGAAACAGCGCCATTTCCTGGTCTTTATCATCTGCGCCACCCTGATCTCTATCCCGCTGGCGGCTTACTACGCCTACGCCGCGCCGTTTATTTCTGCCCTCGGTTTTGAAAACGTCAGTGGGGTAATGGCCTTTGGTCAGATGTCCGAATTGCTGTTTATGCTGCTGATCCCGTTCTTCTTCCGGGCGCTGGGTATCAAGATGATGCTGCTGATCGGCATGCTGGCGTGGTTCCTGCGCTATGCCATGTTTGCATTAAGCATTAATGAAGAAACCCGCTGGATGATCTATATCGGCATCATTCTGCACGGCGTCTGCTACGACTTCTTCTTTGTTATCGGCTTTATCTATACCGATAAAGTGGCGGGCAACAAAGTTAAAGGTCAGGCTCAAAGTTTGCTGGTGCTGTTCACCTACGGGCTGGGAATGCTGATTGGCTCGCAAATCAGCGGCGCGGTATTTAACCGTTCCGTGACCGCCCAGGGGCCGGAAGCGCTGGCGCAGTGGCAGGACTTCTGGTGGCTGCCGGCAATCGCGGCGGTGATCATTTCCGCCATTTTCTTCTTCACCTTTAACTATCGCGAGGAGAAAAAGCATGGCTAA
- the ydeJ gene encoding competence damage-inducible protein A: MALCAAENTPDFYSCGFITFNDDAKRKLINVRPETLARYTAVSQQTVEEMVAGALAESGEDIGVAISGYAGPDGGPDGTPAGTVWFAWGEADTIKSAVKRFEGDSVTVLQQAVVYAITMLREYVTQLHDNEA; encoded by the coding sequence GTGGCACTGTGTGCGGCGGAAAACACACCCGATTTTTATAGCTGCGGATTTATCACGTTCAATGACGACGCCAAGCGGAAGCTGATCAACGTGCGGCCAGAAACCCTTGCCCGGTATACGGCCGTTAGCCAACAGACGGTGGAAGAAATGGTGGCTGGCGCATTGGCTGAATCCGGCGAAGATATCGGCGTCGCTATCAGCGGTTACGCTGGTCCCGACGGCGGGCCCGACGGCACACCCGCCGGAACCGTATGGTTTGCATGGGGGGAAGCCGACACCATTAAATCCGCTGTTAAGCGCTTTGAAGGTGACAGTGTCACGGTTTTGCAGCAGGCCGTGGTCTACGCAATCACCATGCTCAGGGAGTATGTCACGCAGCTTCACGATAACGAGGCGTAA
- a CDS encoding membrane protein YcaP, giving the protein METVFRAVSMYVVLLVVFKIAGRRTLLQMTNFDLILVLIISEATQQALLGNDFSVVGASLTIITLICADILFGLLKKYVPGVDNMIDGVPVILVADGIPNQKKLKMTDISIDDVMLSARCNQGIIDIKDIKFCYS; this is encoded by the coding sequence ATGGAGACGGTATTCAGAGCGGTCAGTATGTATGTGGTGTTGCTGGTTGTTTTTAAAATCGCCGGTCGCCGGACATTACTGCAAATGACCAATTTCGATTTAATCCTGGTGCTAATAATTAGCGAGGCGACGCAACAGGCATTATTAGGGAATGATTTTTCGGTGGTCGGCGCATCCCTGACGATTATCACCCTGATATGTGCCGATATTCTTTTTGGCCTTTTAAAAAAATACGTACCCGGCGTGGATAACATGATTGATGGTGTCCCGGTTATTTTAGTGGCTGACGGCATCCCGAATCAGAAAAAACTGAAAATGACCGATATCAGTATTGATGACGTAATGCTCTCCGCCCGCTGCAATCAGGGAATAATCGATATCAAAGATATTAAGTTTTGCTATTCTTGA